Genomic window (Clostridiales bacterium):
AGCAGATAAGGGAATGACTACAGGAGATAACATATATTACACCCTCTCTGCAAAGGATGGATATGTTTTCAGTATGTCCGTCCGTGGAGCGGGCAAAGAACTGAAGGAATATGTACTGACGAAAGTTTACCGGCACTTCTGCTGTAAAGGCATACATGCCTCCCCGAAGGATATTGTCAACAGTCCAAGTCACAACTCCTTTATATTTCACATCTGGAAGCTCTATTCCAGTCTCTTCGAATACCTCTCTTAAGATGCATTCAGTAGGAGTTTCTCCTTTTTCTATCTTTCCGCCGACACCGTTCCAACTTCCCATCCAGCTTGATTTTTCTCTATTCAATAGCAATATCTTGTCCTCTTTTTTTATAAAAC
Coding sequences:
- a CDS encoding transposase, producing the protein MGIPITYQLFPGSTNDCLTFRPNLSQIQSEYNFGRVIVVADKGMTTGDNIYYTLSAKDGYVFSMSVRGAGKELKEYVLTKVYRHFCCKGIHASPKDIVNSPSHNSFIFHIWKLYSSLFEYLS